In the genome of uncultured Pseudodesulfovibrio sp., one region contains:
- a CDS encoding carbohydrate ABC transporter permease → MQDKKLTPVQTVIMGVALIVVLFPVFWILMTAIKPPTDWNASPAIWVPSEPTLVNFQTLFDPEALGKYGVGGVSQPATKAVFGSLLATIVSTTLSVIIGLFSAIGISRYGNNSKSTPLIILSGRMFPPAAIAVPFVIIFSNIGLIDSYTGLIAIYVAVTLPFSTWMLKSFVEDLPREIEEAAMIDGRGKLAAHLTVTIPLIKGGLFATTMFIFILNWSEFMFALVLSYSNISTIPVQLAKYVTATAGTLYGVQAALAVLAMVPLVIVGYLIQGHLARGMTFGAIKQ, encoded by the coding sequence ATGCAAGACAAGAAACTCACCCCCGTGCAGACCGTAATCATGGGCGTAGCCCTGATCGTGGTCCTGTTCCCGGTCTTCTGGATCCTGATGACGGCCATCAAGCCGCCGACGGACTGGAACGCCTCCCCGGCAATATGGGTCCCGTCCGAACCCACCCTCGTCAACTTCCAGACCCTCTTCGACCCCGAAGCCCTGGGCAAGTACGGCGTGGGCGGCGTGAGCCAGCCAGCCACCAAGGCGGTCTTCGGCTCGCTGCTGGCGACCATCGTCTCGACGACCCTGTCCGTGATCATCGGTCTTTTCTCGGCCATCGGCATTTCGCGCTACGGGAACAACTCCAAGTCCACGCCCCTGATCATCCTGTCCGGGCGCATGTTTCCGCCCGCGGCCATCGCCGTGCCGTTCGTGATCATCTTCTCGAACATCGGGCTCATAGACAGTTACACTGGGCTTATCGCCATTTATGTGGCGGTCACGCTGCCGTTCTCCACCTGGATGCTCAAATCCTTTGTGGAAGATCTGCCGCGCGAGATCGAGGAGGCGGCCATGATCGACGGACGCGGCAAGCTGGCCGCGCACCTGACCGTGACCATCCCGCTGATCAAGGGCGGGCTGTTCGCCACGACCATGTTCATCTTCATTCTCAACTGGTCGGAGTTCATGTTTGCTCTGGTCCTGTCCTATTCGAACATCTCGACCATTCCGGTCCAGCTCGCCAAGTACGTCACGGCCACGGCCGGAACCCTGTACGGCGTGCAGGCCGCCCTGGCCGTCCTGGCCATGGTCCCCCTGGTCATCGTCGGCTACCTCATCCAAGGCCACCTTGCCCGTGGCATGACATTCGGAGCGATCAAGCAATGA
- a CDS encoding molybdopterin-dependent oxidoreductase, which translates to MSQRKIVTTCTRDCPNSCGLIATVEDGRLVKLSGDPDHPLTSGVACHKTSKYIKRVYSAERITHPLRKVDGQWRRATWDEVLDLIADKLKSVVAESGPEAVLYYQGYGERTALKLLNKYFFNLLGGATTMRGSLCGGAGQGCQNLDFGERVSHDPLDHYNSNSMVLWARNPVSTNISLVKIAKDIKKRGGRVIVIDPARSLSVNIATHHVRPKPGRDGCLAMAAAKIILEAGAEDRDFIESRAEGWAEYKAILDAFSVPELCSLAGVPVTDAELLADTLMNQFPTSILLGWGLHRHEYAHYVIRPIDALGGIAGILGVAGGGVSQGFEEYGPYDQAWWGDHLHPDHRTLFIGKVGEEILNARNPEIRMILVTCGNPVCMAPNADKIVKAFNKAEMVVYSGHFMDDTAELADIFLPATTFLEEDDLMASYGHNFLGPVNPAIEPVGETKSEFQIFQELSARFPFADQYQRSVDDWLQTICAPLLAQGTDLESLRQGPFRLDAPMVPYANGVFPTESGKFRFMDEFDPTMLQDEDPQYPYKFLTIAPHGYICSERTLAEHDALPTVTLNTNEARKRGLADGGHVVVLSAYGKLMALLKVDEAMRADVLITERGGWNKAGHGVNLLTKDITSIVGQGTPFYETRVTVEPCPEDGIVGSRVLVIGNSAQSPGGNFTKELAREGCLLSSILPKQGDPIPENADGYDRLVVLGGPQHAFDDETSPYFPELMRLMRDFDAAGKPVAGICLGCQLLARAHGAEVWTMPELEFGFVGHALTEAGEQDPVLSQAGPIPPLMEFHEDSFDLPDGAELLVRGEPCANQCFKVGKASYGFQFHLEMDSLTADEWFEEFQRGDIDTYAKYRSQFTDEFFAATRSRFPLLIQQSADFCRNVARNWLRLK; encoded by the coding sequence ATGAGCCAACGCAAGATCGTCACCACCTGCACCCGGGACTGCCCCAACTCCTGCGGGCTCATAGCCACGGTAGAAGACGGGCGGCTGGTCAAACTCTCGGGTGATCCCGACCACCCGTTGACCAGTGGGGTGGCCTGCCACAAGACATCGAAATACATAAAACGCGTATACAGCGCCGAGCGTATTACCCACCCTCTGCGCAAGGTGGATGGCCAATGGCGGCGAGCGACCTGGGACGAAGTCCTGGATCTCATCGCCGACAAGCTCAAGTCCGTTGTGGCCGAGTCCGGCCCCGAGGCGGTCCTGTACTATCAGGGATATGGCGAGCGCACGGCGCTCAAGCTGCTGAACAAGTATTTCTTCAATCTGCTCGGCGGGGCCACCACCATGCGCGGCTCCCTGTGCGGCGGGGCGGGGCAGGGGTGCCAGAACCTCGACTTCGGCGAGCGCGTGTCCCACGACCCGCTGGATCATTACAACTCCAATTCCATGGTCCTGTGGGCGCGCAACCCGGTGTCCACCAACATCTCCCTGGTCAAGATCGCCAAGGACATCAAGAAGCGGGGCGGCCGCGTGATTGTCATCGACCCGGCGCGCAGCCTGTCCGTGAACATCGCCACCCACCATGTGCGGCCCAAGCCCGGTCGTGACGGGTGCCTGGCCATGGCCGCCGCCAAGATCATCCTGGAGGCCGGAGCCGAGGACCGCGATTTCATCGAGAGCCGGGCAGAGGGTTGGGCCGAATACAAGGCCATCCTGGATGCCTTTTCCGTGCCCGAGCTTTGCTCCCTGGCCGGGGTTCCGGTGACGGACGCCGAGTTGCTGGCCGACACGCTCATGAACCAGTTTCCGACGTCGATTCTGCTCGGCTGGGGGTTGCATCGCCACGAGTACGCCCACTATGTCATCCGGCCCATAGACGCCCTGGGCGGTATCGCCGGAATTCTAGGTGTCGCGGGCGGCGGCGTCAGCCAGGGGTTCGAGGAATATGGCCCCTACGACCAGGCGTGGTGGGGCGATCACCTGCACCCTGACCACCGGACCCTGTTCATCGGCAAGGTGGGGGAAGAAATACTGAATGCACGCAATCCTGAAATCCGTATGATCCTAGTCACCTGCGGCAATCCTGTGTGCATGGCCCCCAACGCGGACAAGATCGTCAAGGCCTTCAACAAAGCCGAAATGGTCGTCTATTCCGGCCATTTCATGGACGACACCGCAGAGTTGGCCGATATCTTCCTGCCAGCCACGACATTTCTCGAGGAAGACGATCTCATGGCCAGCTACGGCCACAACTTCCTTGGCCCGGTCAACCCGGCCATCGAGCCGGTGGGTGAGACCAAGTCCGAGTTCCAGATATTCCAGGAACTCTCCGCGCGGTTCCCGTTTGCCGATCAATATCAAAGGTCCGTGGACGACTGGTTGCAGACCATCTGCGCGCCGCTCTTGGCTCAGGGGACGGATTTGGAAAGTTTGCGCCAGGGGCCGTTCCGTCTGGATGCGCCCATGGTTCCCTATGCGAACGGCGTGTTTCCGACTGAATCCGGCAAGTTCCGGTTCATGGACGAGTTCGATCCGACAATGCTGCAGGACGAGGACCCGCAATACCCCTACAAGTTCCTGACTATCGCGCCTCACGGCTACATCTGTTCCGAACGAACTCTGGCAGAGCACGACGCCCTGCCCACTGTCACCCTGAACACGAATGAGGCCCGCAAGCGGGGCTTAGCCGACGGCGGCCATGTGGTTGTGCTCAGTGCCTATGGCAAACTGATGGCACTGCTCAAGGTGGACGAGGCCATGCGCGCGGACGTGTTGATCACAGAGCGCGGCGGCTGGAACAAGGCTGGCCACGGGGTCAACCTCCTGACAAAGGATATTACTTCGATCGTGGGTCAGGGCACCCCGTTTTATGAAACCAGAGTCACGGTAGAGCCCTGTCCCGAGGATGGGATCGTCGGCTCCAGGGTGTTGGTGATCGGGAACTCCGCACAGTCACCCGGCGGCAACTTCACCAAGGAACTGGCCCGGGAAGGGTGCCTTTTGAGTTCGATCCTGCCCAAGCAGGGGGACCCTATCCCGGAGAACGCAGATGGCTATGATCGCCTGGTGGTTCTGGGTGGCCCCCAACATGCCTTTGATGACGAGACCTCGCCGTATTTTCCGGAGTTGATGCGACTCATGCGGGACTTTGATGCGGCAGGCAAACCGGTGGCGGGCATCTGCCTCGGTTGCCAGCTGCTGGCGCGTGCTCATGGGGCCGAGGTCTGGACCATGCCGGAACTGGAGTTCGGATTTGTCGGCCACGCCCTGACCGAGGCGGGTGAGCAAGACCCGGTACTGTCCCAGGCCGGGCCGATCCCGCCGCTCATGGAGTTCCATGAGGATTCCTTCGACCTGCCCGATGGGGCCGAATTGCTGGTGCGCGGCGAACCGTGCGCCAACCAATGCTTCAAGGTAGGCAAGGCTTCTTATGGATTCCAGTTCCATCTGGAGATGGACTCCCTGACCGCGGACGAATGGTTTGAAGAGTTTCAGCGTGGGGATATCGACACCTATGCCAAATATCGCTCCCAGTTCACCGATGAATTCTTCGCCGCCACGAGAAGCCGGTTCCCTCTGCTCATCCAGCAGTCCGCCGACTTTTGCCGCAACGTGGCCAGGAACTGGCTGCGGCTCAAGTAG
- a CDS encoding C45 family peptidase, whose product MSTIPVIELSGAPFEMGRAHGQALKDLIVEFVESVTSVHQMNNGFISVDKDRLETFCMKNLGYLEKFSPELVEEMRGIAEGAGVTFKEILYLNSFLELEDLRAPGIGGTVLPDGLWGCTTFNVTREAGENGRAYIGQTYDMEKYYEKFLCLLRITPENGPTQLVISFAGILGLNGMNSAGVGAVINKVTATDARPGVVYPFIMRKALASERIGDALGAAIFSPRAGGINYQFAGSGVAFCAETSAAYYQLLDIDGSIAHTNHFVGRDMRRFETPNWLSHGGSMVRKQVADNFLKKHRGALNPEKLKELTRDHTNHPRCICAHGFPGEDPKTAFHTVFAVIMDPEAGWLELCPGNPCENTYERHVL is encoded by the coding sequence ATGAGCACCATTCCCGTCATAGAACTGTCCGGCGCCCCCTTTGAAATGGGCCGCGCCCATGGTCAGGCCCTCAAGGACCTGATCGTCGAATTCGTGGAGTCCGTCACCTCGGTCCACCAGATGAACAACGGGTTCATCAGTGTGGACAAGGACCGGCTCGAAACCTTTTGCATGAAGAATCTCGGCTATCTCGAAAAGTTCTCCCCGGAGCTGGTTGAGGAGATGCGCGGCATCGCCGAGGGCGCCGGCGTGACCTTCAAGGAGATCCTCTACCTCAACTCCTTCCTGGAGTTGGAAGACCTGCGCGCGCCCGGCATCGGCGGAACGGTCCTGCCCGACGGCCTGTGGGGCTGCACCACCTTCAATGTCACCCGAGAGGCGGGGGAGAATGGTCGGGCCTACATCGGCCAGACCTACGACATGGAGAAGTATTACGAAAAATTTCTCTGCCTGCTGCGCATCACCCCGGAGAACGGACCGACCCAGCTGGTCATTTCGTTCGCCGGTATTCTCGGCCTGAACGGCATGAACTCGGCGGGTGTCGGCGCGGTCATCAACAAGGTGACGGCAACGGACGCACGGCCCGGCGTGGTCTATCCGTTCATCATGCGCAAGGCGCTGGCCAGCGAACGTATCGGCGACGCCCTTGGCGCAGCCATCTTTTCGCCTCGGGCCGGGGGAATCAACTACCAGTTCGCGGGCAGTGGGGTGGCCTTTTGCGCCGAGACTTCGGCGGCCTATTACCAGCTCCTCGACATCGACGGCAGCATCGCCCACACGAACCATTTCGTGGGCCGGGATATGCGTCGCTTCGAGACCCCCAACTGGCTTTCCCACGGCGGGTCCATGGTCCGCAAACAGGTGGCCGACAATTTCCTGAAAAAGCATCGCGGCGCGTTGAACCCGGAAAAGCTCAAGGAGCTGACCCGGGACCATACCAACCATCCCCGGTGCATCTGTGCTCACGGGTTCCCCGGCGAGGACCCGAAAACGGCCTTCCATACCGTGTTCGCCGTCATCATGGATCCGGAAGCGGGGTGGCTGGAGTTGTGCCCAGGCAACCCCTGCGAAAATACCTACGAACGCCACGTCCTCTGA
- a CDS encoding extracellular solute-binding protein has protein sequence MEKNPKLEKTLQEYESGGMTRRSFLKTMTTLGVAAAVANAVALSPLGAVKAFAAINGPEERAWELAKVAAAKATKKTLTLLIPTGSIGNMTPYVDKWKNELGITLEFIEEPDEVVHTKGMQEAVAKTGRYDVMMPTAMSYPDWIDSGVIYDLTDWTEKYDPELFNKEYGVVFPASHHAQLYNGRVAGLLNDGDQITLLCRKDYLEDSAKAKAFEDKFGRKLAVPDTWKEYYDLASFMHDPANGFYGSLEYRSPYYVKWMFMQRLVSKGMLYFDGEMNPTFNSDEGVAALEDMLAMNQFLHPDAFSFTWSSNYNAFGRGEGFMNIVWPSGFKYSKAPSTGPATTGHIAATVMPADYTKDGTKLYAGMFCWGYGYAVSKYSANPELAYAYAQWMTSPTISSDAIPYLGGYSDPYRVNHMLKPTKRLVETYTKPYLQTLYNNMVNTVPDFCLPGGFEYQDALDKEVHACMTGSKKPKEALDRAAQKFDRITRRIGKDKVKSAWLALTSHLADPIKKAAGVDKWS, from the coding sequence ATGGAAAAGAATCCGAAGCTGGAAAAAACCCTGCAGGAGTATGAGTCCGGCGGCATGACCCGTCGTTCGTTCCTCAAGACCATGACCACTCTGGGCGTGGCCGCCGCCGTGGCCAACGCCGTGGCTCTGTCGCCGCTGGGGGCGGTCAAGGCATTCGCGGCCATCAACGGCCCTGAGGAGCGTGCCTGGGAACTGGCCAAGGTGGCCGCGGCCAAAGCCACGAAGAAGACCCTGACCCTGCTCATCCCCACCGGTTCCATCGGCAACATGACCCCCTACGTGGACAAGTGGAAGAACGAGCTCGGCATCACCCTTGAGTTCATCGAGGAACCGGACGAGGTCGTCCACACCAAGGGCATGCAGGAAGCCGTTGCCAAAACCGGCCGTTACGACGTCATGATGCCCACGGCCATGTCCTACCCGGACTGGATCGATTCCGGCGTCATCTACGACCTGACCGACTGGACCGAAAAGTACGACCCCGAGCTGTTCAACAAGGAATACGGCGTCGTCTTCCCGGCTTCTCACCACGCCCAGCTGTACAACGGCCGCGTGGCCGGTCTGCTCAACGACGGCGACCAGATCACCCTGCTGTGCCGCAAGGACTACCTTGAGGATTCGGCCAAGGCCAAAGCCTTCGAGGACAAGTTCGGCCGCAAGCTGGCTGTTCCCGACACCTGGAAGGAATACTACGATCTGGCCTCGTTCATGCACGATCCGGCCAACGGCTTTTACGGCTCCTTGGAATACCGTTCCCCGTACTACGTCAAGTGGATGTTTATGCAGCGCCTCGTGTCCAAGGGCATGCTCTACTTCGACGGCGAGATGAATCCGACCTTCAATTCCGACGAAGGCGTGGCGGCCCTGGAAGACATGCTCGCCATGAACCAGTTCCTGCATCCCGACGCCTTCTCCTTCACCTGGTCCTCCAACTACAATGCGTTCGGTCGCGGCGAAGGCTTCATGAACATCGTCTGGCCGTCCGGCTTCAAGTACTCCAAGGCTCCGTCCACCGGCCCGGCCACCACCGGTCACATCGCGGCCACGGTCATGCCCGCCGACTACACCAAGGACGGCACCAAGCTGTACGCGGGCATGTTCTGCTGGGGCTACGGCTACGCGGTCTCCAAGTACTCCGCCAACCCTGAGCTGGCTTACGCCTACGCCCAGTGGATGACTTCGCCGACCATCTCCTCCGACGCCATTCCGTACCTCGGCGGCTACTCCGACCCGTACCGCGTCAACCACATGCTCAAGCCCACCAAGCGTCTGGTCGAGACCTACACCAAGCCGTACCTGCAGACCCTGTACAACAACATGGTCAACACCGTGCCCGACTTCTGCCTGCCCGGCGGTTTCGAGTACCAGGACGCCCTGGACAAGGAAGTGCATGCCTGCATGACCGGCTCCAAGAAGCCCAAGGAAGCCCTGGATCGCGCGGCCCAAAAGTTCGACCGCATCACCCGCCGCATCGGCAAGGACAAGGTCAAGAGCGCCTGGCTCGCCCTGACCAGCCACCTGGCCGATCCCATCAAGAAAGCAGCCGGCGTGGATAAGTGGTCCTAA
- a CDS encoding ABC transporter ATP-binding protein — MTTANTGEKTPVLHLKSVSKRFRDNQALSEVDFTVPEASLTVILGPAGAGKTTTLRIIAGLETPESGNVVLGGSDVGQWEPRDRNVAMIFDNLALYPNKSGYDNIASPLVIRKEPEGTIKERVEAIAKTLQITHVLGRLPKTMSGGEKQRVALGRALIRTPQLFLLDEPLSSLDAKLRIELRAELRRMQREQGYTFLMATPDYHEAMAIADTVIMLSKGRVVQVDAPQTVYDLPANRETACFVGAPQINLFEGVYDEGSDSVLLAAAGVSLPAPIHLVRRLKDKGVGFELGIRPENLALTAPEDSPVKGKLVDIEPLGPKSVATVRAKDAEFRVLIDSREVPYLALNEAIGVTPVHTERMVAFDLETGLRLRA; from the coding sequence ATGACGACCGCCAACACTGGGGAAAAGACCCCCGTTCTGCATCTGAAGTCCGTGTCCAAGCGGTTTCGGGACAATCAGGCCTTGAGCGAAGTGGATTTTACCGTGCCCGAGGCTTCGCTGACCGTTATCCTCGGTCCGGCCGGGGCGGGCAAGACCACAACCCTGCGCATCATCGCCGGGCTTGAAACCCCGGAATCCGGCAATGTGGTCCTGGGCGGTTCGGACGTGGGCCAGTGGGAGCCGCGCGACCGCAATGTGGCCATGATCTTCGATAATCTGGCGCTGTATCCGAACAAGAGCGGCTACGACAACATCGCCTCGCCCCTGGTCATCCGCAAGGAGCCGGAAGGGACCATCAAGGAGCGCGTGGAAGCCATCGCCAAGACGCTGCAGATCACCCATGTGCTCGGGCGGCTGCCCAAGACCATGTCCGGTGGCGAGAAACAGCGCGTGGCCCTGGGCCGGGCGCTCATCCGCACGCCCCAGCTCTTCCTGCTCGACGAGCCCCTGTCCAGCCTGGACGCCAAGCTGCGCATCGAGTTGCGCGCCGAGCTGCGGCGCATGCAGCGCGAGCAGGGGTATACCTTCCTGATGGCCACGCCCGACTATCACGAGGCCATGGCCATTGCGGATACGGTCATCATGCTGAGTAAGGGCAGGGTGGTCCAGGTGGACGCGCCCCAGACTGTTTATGACCTGCCCGCGAACCGCGAGACCGCCTGTTTCGTGGGCGCGCCGCAGATCAATCTGTTCGAAGGCGTGTACGACGAGGGCTCCGACTCGGTTCTGCTTGCGGCGGCCGGTGTGTCCCTGCCCGCACCTATCCATCTGGTGCGGCGGCTCAAAGACAAGGGCGTCGGATTTGAATTGGGTATCCGCCCGGAAAATCTGGCCTTGACCGCTCCGGAGGATTCTCCGGTAAAGGGCAAACTGGTGGACATTGAACCGCTGGGGCCCAAGTCCGTGGCCACGGTTCGGGCAAAGGATGCGGAGTTCCGCGTGCTCATCGACAGCCGCGAAGTGCCGTATTTGGCGCTCAACGAGGCCATCGGGGTAACGCCGGTGCATACCGAGCGCATGGTCGCCTTTGATCTGGAAACAGGACTGCGGCTGCGGGCATGA
- a CDS encoding ABC transporter ATP-binding protein, which produces MSRPKLELVQLRKEYSDGNVVAVDNIDLAVEAGETVALLGSSGCGKSTTLNMIVGLEQPTSGDIQIDGATVVNTPAGKRNVGLVFQDYAVFTHMTVRKNLAFGLEVRGKYVLEINRAVEGVAELLGMKDKLDVSVRELGGSELQRVAIGRTLVTKPEILLLDEPLSNLEAEARLAMRRELRRLQSEIGLTIIYVTHDQVEALSLADRIAVMNAGHILQVEETSTIFARPDHTFVAGFLGSPPMNLLRGKFATEGGAVRFCKDDFCLPMGQSADGGAPAGFYTMGVRPEALSLSDSPAPAITGRVHNVEPRGPEMVVTVAAGNETLTLVTPPSDSLRTGDPVGLDIDFDSLVFFGGDSNRREEIAVAGRVY; this is translated from the coding sequence ATGAGCAGACCCAAATTGGAACTGGTGCAGCTGCGCAAGGAATATTCCGACGGCAACGTGGTTGCCGTGGATAACATCGACCTGGCTGTTGAGGCCGGTGAGACCGTAGCCCTGCTGGGTTCGTCCGGCTGTGGCAAGTCCACCACACTGAACATGATAGTCGGTCTGGAGCAGCCCACCAGCGGCGACATCCAGATCGACGGGGCCACCGTGGTCAACACGCCCGCGGGCAAGCGAAACGTGGGCCTGGTCTTCCAGGACTACGCGGTCTTCACCCACATGACCGTGCGCAAAAACCTGGCCTTCGGGCTGGAAGTTCGCGGCAAGTACGTTCTCGAGATCAATCGGGCCGTGGAGGGCGTGGCCGAGCTGCTCGGCATGAAGGACAAGCTCGACGTCAGCGTGCGCGAACTGGGCGGCTCGGAGCTCCAGCGTGTGGCCATCGGCCGCACCCTGGTGACCAAGCCGGAGATTCTCCTTCTGGACGAACCTTTGTCCAACCTGGAGGCCGAGGCGAGGCTGGCCATGCGCCGCGAACTTCGTCGGCTCCAGAGCGAGATCGGTCTGACCATCATCTACGTGACCCACGACCAGGTGGAGGCGTTATCTCTGGCCGATCGTATCGCGGTCATGAACGCGGGGCATATCCTGCAGGTGGAAGAGACCTCGACCATCTTTGCCCGGCCGGACCACACCTTTGTCGCAGGCTTCCTGGGCTCGCCACCCATGAACCTGCTGCGCGGCAAGTTCGCGACCGAGGGCGGGGCCGTTCGGTTCTGCAAGGATGATTTCTGTCTGCCCATGGGGCAGAGCGCCGACGGCGGGGCTCCCGCGGGATTCTATACCATGGGCGTGCGGCCCGAGGCCCTCAGCCTGTCGGATTCGCCCGCTCCGGCCATCACCGGCCGGGTCCACAACGTGGAACCGCGCGGTCCCGAGATGGTCGTCACCGTGGCGGCCGGCAACGAGACGCTGACCCTGGTCACACCGCCCTCGGATTCCCTGCGGACAGGCGATCCCGTGGGCCTTGATATAGACTTCGACTCCCTGGTCTTTTTCGGCGGGGACAGCAACCGGCGCGAGGAAATCGCCGTGGCCGGGAGGGTTTACTGA
- a CDS encoding radical SAM protein has product MINIFVTYRCNLACSYCFARELHSEYPEDLTEANFDRLLEWMERAQLPSVAFIGGEPTLHPLLPYMIERTARAGISPVLFTNGLFPTELADRLTPIVSNFVVNCNDPSLYTDGQAALLDANLTSIAASGARLTFSKNFSSRYCEYDYLLEACAKYGVQSVRYDISRPSISAGNDHFTNNDTRRIISHIVRFVKACEERGVRTGLDCSVRLCDLRIEDRNYLERVSMKFSGVCHPSIDVHPDLSASYCLPMRDISVPDVTAFPNQDAVMWHFAERVRPIRKANVSTDCLECKDFMRRCQGGCMALRRASSPTCGVSDSEGQEKETEE; this is encoded by the coding sequence ATGATCAACATCTTCGTCACCTACCGGTGCAACCTCGCCTGTTCCTACTGTTTCGCCAGGGAGCTGCACTCCGAGTATCCTGAGGATCTGACCGAGGCCAACTTCGATCGTCTTCTGGAATGGATGGAGCGGGCGCAGCTCCCGTCAGTAGCCTTCATCGGCGGCGAACCGACCCTGCATCCGCTGCTCCCGTACATGATAGAGCGCACTGCCAGGGCGGGCATTTCGCCCGTGCTGTTCACCAACGGACTGTTTCCCACGGAACTGGCCGACCGGCTCACCCCTATTGTCTCCAACTTCGTGGTCAACTGCAACGATCCGTCTTTGTATACGGACGGGCAGGCCGCGCTGCTGGATGCGAACCTGACGAGTATCGCGGCCTCCGGGGCGCGCCTGACGTTCTCCAAAAACTTCTCCAGCCGGTACTGCGAATATGATTACCTGTTGGAGGCCTGCGCAAAATACGGGGTCCAGTCCGTACGCTACGACATCTCGCGGCCGTCCATCTCGGCAGGCAACGATCACTTCACCAACAACGATACCCGGCGAATCATCTCGCACATCGTCCGCTTCGTGAAGGCCTGCGAAGAGCGGGGCGTGCGCACCGGGCTTGATTGCAGTGTCCGATTGTGCGACCTCAGGATCGAGGATCGGAATTACCTCGAGCGGGTGTCCATGAAGTTCTCCGGGGTGTGCCATCCGTCCATCGACGTGCATCCGGACCTGTCGGCATCGTACTGTCTGCCCATGCGGGACATATCGGTGCCGGATGTGACCGCCTTTCCCAATCAGGATGCGGTCATGTGGCATTTTGCCGAGCGGGTGCGGCCCATCCGCAAGGCCAACGTGTCTACCGACTGCCTGGAGTGCAAGGACTTCATGCGCCGTTGCCAGGGCGGTTGCATGGCACTGCGCCGTGCATCAAGCCCGACCTGTGGTGTTTCGGATTCAGAAGGGCAAGAAAAGGAAACGGAAGAATGA
- a CDS encoding sugar ABC transporter permease has translation MTQTAIGTSPNRRGFSNKAIARIFTVPGQVVSLLVLVMPLLVALYMSFTDWSPTRGSLFDASFVGFDNYSELLIWDTRFIYAVIRTILISGISLCLEFTFGLGLAVLFLRKFRGKSLLFSAFLTPMMILPVVVGYIFWMLFQSNGPINQMLEFVFGAQAAMDWFRSATPAVLAVIVTEVWHWTPLFFLILLSGLNSVPENPIRAAVILGANPRQVFWRVVMPTLKPVIIVAFVIRAMEVIKLFDEVYMLTRGGPGSSTETISLYIYKLAFNDFQLAYGAAAAFLVLVGSLLLVHMLLAPVRNQLLEGGK, from the coding sequence GTGACACAAACAGCTATCGGCACTTCTCCAAACCGCAGAGGGTTCAGCAACAAGGCCATCGCCCGCATCTTCACGGTGCCGGGGCAGGTTGTCTCCCTGCTGGTCCTGGTCATGCCGCTTCTGGTGGCATTGTACATGAGCTTCACGGATTGGTCGCCCACGCGGGGCTCCCTGTTCGACGCCTCGTTCGTGGGCTTCGACAACTATTCGGAACTGCTCATCTGGGACACCCGGTTCATCTACGCGGTTATCCGGACAATCCTCATCTCGGGCATCAGCCTGTGCCTGGAATTCACCTTCGGCCTCGGTCTGGCAGTGCTTTTCCTGCGCAAGTTCAGGGGAAAATCCCTTCTCTTTTCGGCTTTTCTGACGCCCATGATGATCCTGCCCGTTGTGGTGGGGTACATCTTCTGGATGCTCTTCCAGTCCAACGGCCCCATCAACCAGATGCTCGAATTCGTGTTCGGGGCGCAGGCTGCCATGGACTGGTTCCGGTCCGCCACCCCGGCGGTCCTGGCGGTCATCGTCACCGAGGTCTGGCACTGGACCCCGCTGTTCTTCCTGATCCTGCTCTCAGGGCTGAATTCCGTGCCCGAGAACCCGATCCGGGCGGCGGTCATTCTCGGAGCCAACCCCCGCCAGGTCTTCTGGCGCGTGGTCATGCCGACGCTCAAGCCGGTCATCATCGTGGCCTTCGTCATCCGTGCCATGGAAGTCATCAAGCTCTTTGACGAGGTCTACATGCTCACCCGAGGCGGTCCCGGTTCCTCCACCGAGACCATCAGCCTGTACATCTACAAGCTGGCCTTCAACGATTTTCAGCTCGCCTACGGTGCGGCCGCGGCATTCCTGGTCCTGGTGGGATCCCTCCTGCTGGTCCACATGCTGCTCGCCCCGGTTCGCAACCAGCTCCTGGAGGGCGGTAAGTAA